In the Passer domesticus isolate bPasDom1 chromosome 4, bPasDom1.hap1, whole genome shotgun sequence genome, one interval contains:
- the LOC135299677 gene encoding inositol 1,4,5-trisphosphate receptor-interacting protein-like 1, whose translation MAAATTLLVAVLAILLKQTQDLRIDVATGQQMQQRKKFLHQEMLQLLQEIGWTRSPQEAPLLSGLQICLFWAAAVTMLVEVCWLAWQIKFTTCTCYKQDTSGSKEEDDEEEETLKGQRHSVRLFSVPNIFSMQELSDMCRDVKKMMHDVLRVCQMLSKDTFMPEMHPATGKNGIHESWGIFEERLLYQLLVFLQPPPGHFFKLELYGGTHLPERCSNIRVVLECTCLRKMGNIPCFIHHSKTNETGQHSPLLQNLCTGSYLDVEEIACWVQNLVQTAWEHLPQWQDWQLTVLPSSHSCRLLLNGPSELQLCAVLVFAVEQGSPGTFLVLQ comes from the coding sequence atggctgcagcaACCACGCTCTtggtggctgtgctggccattctgctCAAGCAGACGCAAGATCTGCGGATCGATGTGGCCACAGGCCAGCAGATGCAGCAGCGTAAGAAGTTTCTGCACCAGGAGATGTTGCAGCTGCTACAGGAGATTGGGTGGACCAGGTCCCCACAAGAAGCTCCACTCCTCTCTGGGTTGCAGATCTGTCtcttctgggctgctgcagtaACCATGTTGGTGGAGGTCTGCTGGCTGGCCTGGCAAATTAAGTTTACAACTTGCACCTGCTATAAGCAGGACACCTCTGGCAGCAAGGAGGAAgatgatgaagaggaggaaacCCTCAAAGGACAACGCCACAGTGTGAGGTTGTTTTCTGTGCCCAACATATTTTCAATGCAGGAACTATCTGACATGTGCAGGGATGTGAAGAAGATGATGCATGATGTCCTCCGTGTCTGCCAAATGCTTTCCAAGGACACTTTCATGCCAGAGATGCACCCAGCGACTGGGAAGAATGGCATCCATGAATCCTGGGGTATCTTTGAGGAGCGACTCTTGTACCAGCTGCTCGTGTTCCTGCAGCCACCCCCCGGGCACTTTTTCAAGCTGGAGCTGTATGGTGGGACACATCTGCCAGAGAGGTGCTCCAACATCCGTGTGGTGCTGGAGTGCACCTGCTTGAGGAAAATGGGGAATATTCCATGTTTTATCCACCACTCCAAGACCAACGAGACGGGCCAGCACTCACCCCTGCTGCAGAACCTCTGCACAGGCTCCTACCTAGACGTGGAGGAAATCGCCTGCTGGGTGCAGAACTTGGTGCAGACAGCCTGGGAGCATCTGCCCCAGTGGCAGGACTGGCAGCTCACGGTGCTGCCCAGCTCCCACTCCTGCCGGCTGCTGCTGAACGgcccctcagagctgcagctctgtgctgtgctggtgtttgccgtggagcagggcagcccaggcACCTTCCTGGTCCTTCAGTAG